The Rosa rugosa chromosome 1, drRosRugo1.1, whole genome shotgun sequence genomic sequence AAGAAAGGCATGCTGCTATCGAAATTAGCTGGTGTACTATTTTCAAACTCACAAACCGAGTGCATGATGACTTTCTGAGGGAGCGAATGACATTCCCTAAATCAGATGGCATATAGTGAATGATTTGTCATATACTAGTTGGTTTTAAACTTACCAGTCATCAATTGGACCAAAACTGCTCACTGTGAAGGTAAGAGCTGTAGTTATTATTGCCTTTTGGAACATAGTCTCTGAGACTTCCTTTGCAGTTATATCTTTGTTTTGGGTCTCATAAATGAGCCAAGCTCCGATCATGGCAAATATTGGTCCCTGTGATCCATTTATTAACTTAGTCATGTAAGAAGAGAGATAACCCTAGACAGGAAAAATAAGTTAAAAGGTAAGGATAGAAGTTGAGGAATTGCTTACTGTTCCACCAACAGTTGGTTCTGGTGTGTGGAGAAAGCTAATCAAATTGCCAGAGATTCCTCCAAGTATATATATCAAGAAAAATGTGAATGAACCATAGCCTCTGCACACCTTAGGTCCAAATGTAACAAGTCCCCAAGAACCAATAGCTATATGAATAAGTCCAGCATGCTGCATATACCAAAAGTTTCTTAAGATCTAGGAAGTCATATGAAATTTGAGTCAATCATATGTCACATTAGAATTCAATTCCTAAGTAGATAATGCAAGCATTGCAACTAATTGTTCGACAACGTGCAGCCTCAACGTGTATATGGAGAGTCAGACTATACAACCAGAAAGAAGTGAGGGATGGTGGTTGCGAGCTCAAAGCCTACTGCAAACAAGGGTTTGGTACCATGCCATGTTAGACAACCACTGTGCCCAAAAGCTTAAGCTATCAGGGAATGGGTCAACAATCTATATTAAGCTAAACGCTAATAATATAAAGATGTTAAACGAAGACATAATGGAAACACGAACCCAATAATCAATCTTGTACCAGAAACATCGGTGTGACTAGCCTCCACCACTCTCCGACCAGGATCAAATCATTCATCTTTGCTCCATATAACAATGGAAGAGAAAAAAGCTCCAAGTCAGAATTCCTAACTGGACTTGCTATCTCAAACAGAAAAACTGCAATGTTTATAGAACCCAATATGCTTCTGCAACCAAAGATCAAAAACAAAGAATCATGTTTTGAACTTTTAATTCTTTATGTGCTACCAGATTTTTAAGTAATAATCCACTTAGATGAAGCACAGTCTTACACTAGGTAGAGATCAGAGATTTCGCTATCTTGACCATTATCATCAGTTGTATTTGTAAAGCTCTTGACCAGTTTCCTTTCAGCACcttttttggatttttgaatgatagatgatgattttggaactATATTGTCTCCAGTTGCAAGATCAACTGGTTTTTCAATCTGGTTTGCATCTGTGCCaataaaaaaatgtaaaattaaTTTCCTTGCTAAAATGGAAGAGATAGAAGCTACTCAACTAGGAGATACTTGCCTTTATTAAGTTTTTCAAGATAAGCATCAAGATACTCCAACTCCTCCTCCAATCccaaatgaccattttttctACCGAGTGGCTCAGTTGTCTTGCTTGAATTTTCTGAAGGCAAAGTTGTGCTATTTTGGAGTTTTTCAAAGTAGGAATCTAAAGAACTCAGCTGCTTCTCATTCGTTCTAGCATCTGATGCATACGGAACCATCCCACGATTGTGTTCTTGTGAATTATGTGCTAAACTGCATCTTAGACGGCTTTCTAGTCCTTTAGATGAACTTGGTCCGCCTATTACATTACGTATGGGTTGAATATGCCCTTTGTATGGTATCCTGTAGCATATTGGAACCAAAGCCATCTAAACCTGAATGAAGAATGGAACAACTTTAACAACTAACTTTAAAGTTGCAACACCCGTAAAACACTATGAATGTTAGTCCTACATGTCACACTGTATTTGTGGAAACAAGGATCAAAAGCTAGTAGCACTGAACATTCAAAGTTGGAAGCAAACATTATTGCAGGGCCCTTAATAAGTACTATGTCAGTATACTCTGTATGTGATAAGCAAGCTCACATGCACCACATAAATGGAAACCTAACCATAGAAGGATCGAGACTTTCTCTTTGAAGTTTGGTTTATTATCTGAGCAACCAAACAGAGGCCAGCTTTACTAAAGAACAGTCTGGAAGTGGATTTGAGAAAAGCAGAGATTTTATGAAAATGCCAATTAAACAGTAGGTACCTGAAATCCCAAATTTATTGCAAAATGGGTGTTATTGTATCCAAAGCTCTTGGAAGTTGAAGGGGCCAAGCCTGAGGTTGTCGCTCCATTAAtgaaaccaaacagacacaacaGACCTGTCAAA encodes the following:
- the LOC133726172 gene encoding RHOMBOID-like protein 9, chloroplastic isoform X2, with amino-acid sequence MALVPICYRIPYKGHIQPIRNVIGGPSSSKGLESRLRCSLAHNSQEHNRGMVPYASDARTNEKQLSSLDSYFEKLQNSTTLPSENSSKTTEPLGRKNGHLGLEEELEYLDAYLEKLNKDANQIEKPVDLATGDNIVPKSSSIIQKSKKGAERKLVKSFTNTTDDNGQDSEISDLYLMNDLILVGEWWRLVTPMFLHAGLIHIAIGSWGLVTFGPKVCRGYGSFTFFLIYILGGISGNLISFLHTPEPTVGGTGPIFAMIGAWLIYETQNKDITAKEVSETMFQKAIITTALTFTVSSFGPIDDWTHFGAALTGIAYGFLTCPSLQLDEASSSSTSGQEEGITLVRRYADPCKSLFLFTVFVLVLSSLLLFFEPPLNALASDSSV
- the LOC133726172 gene encoding RHOMBOID-like protein 9, chloroplastic isoform X1: MALVPICYRIPYKGHIQPIRNVIGGPSSSKGLESRLRCSLAHNSQEHNRGMVPYASDARTNEKQLSSLDSYFEKLQNSTTLPSENSSKTTEPLGRKNGHLGLEEELEYLDAYLEKLNKDANQIEKPVDLATGDNIVPKSSSIIQKSKKGAERKLVKSFTNTTDDNGQDSEISDLYLVSILGSINIAVFLFEIASPVRNSDLELFSLPLLYGAKMNDLILVGEWWRLVTPMFLHAGLIHIAIGSWGLVTFGPKVCRGYGSFTFFLIYILGGISGNLISFLHTPEPTVGGTGPIFAMIGAWLIYETQNKDITAKEVSETMFQKAIITTALTFTVSSFGPIDDWTHFGAALTGIAYGFLTCPSLQLDEASSSSTSGQEEGITLVRRYADPCKSLFLFTVFVLVLSSLLLFFEPPLNALASDSSV